From bacterium, a single genomic window includes:
- a CDS encoding ATP cone domain-containing protein → MKLRDGRLVPYDKERVSAQVMAAAQAVGMEDPLWPAEVAEAVTLYLRRKTATGVPTEEQLEDAVVKILLRTGHVDMAKAYVLYRSQRRLEEAQVFDHRLTTHQLDLLETNEGSILVRDLSGELFPWSRQGRISAIVINSGLDPSIAEQLVLEVEKMLREAKLFPVPLPVILSLHALKLIELGAGSYADIDPVAVPAQLVRSALTQGRIEDRTPREAVETSGGYIVGQYAVSNVYPKSVRYDHYHGSLQIRSPQMVNRFLSAGWSPEVGPEIGLGSYTTERWLELMSLPDRLAPYFSRMELPRFDVLLARLGAGSGMVDLDVAAMLGLRFWPSSTERLVIGLGAGLDTSSDLAAYSLTVAGLVDRMDRRVELVVEVGESSDEGFVAKLVEASGRACLRFTRPREVQPTPKAGAGDVLRSPVASRVAVNLRRVSTSGAGKADQLGIEVIGHALEAARVKADFLRSVAGRRSSGVLGGLVDGLGLDWVSAAAGVAELELFGLDTAVFELTGDWPSGNPESAKLLGRLARKLVRAARDFSEKLGLTLVVRAGVDPALEGFFGMLDQVVLGLPAPPPSLFTLSPDAAHLFRGPYAPAWPDDVSVELWTVLDPESALACIRTALDAGASSVFVQKGNPCIS, encoded by the coding sequence TTGAAGCTGCGCGACGGTCGCCTGGTTCCCTACGACAAGGAACGGGTCTCGGCCCAGGTGATGGCCGCCGCCCAGGCCGTCGGCATGGAGGACCCCCTCTGGCCCGCCGAGGTGGCCGAGGCGGTCACGCTCTACCTGCGGCGCAAGACCGCCACCGGCGTCCCCACCGAGGAGCAGCTCGAGGACGCCGTGGTGAAAATCCTGCTGCGCACGGGCCATGTGGACATGGCGAAGGCCTACGTCCTCTACCGCAGCCAGCGGCGGCTGGAGGAGGCCCAGGTCTTCGATCATCGCCTGACGACCCACCAGCTCGACCTGTTGGAGACCAACGAGGGGTCCATCCTGGTGCGGGACCTCTCGGGGGAGCTCTTCCCCTGGTCGCGCCAGGGGCGTATCTCGGCCATCGTCATCAACTCCGGCCTCGACCCGTCCATCGCCGAGCAGCTCGTCCTGGAGGTCGAAAAGATGCTCCGCGAGGCCAAGCTGTTTCCCGTTCCACTTCCCGTCATCCTCTCCCTCCACGCCCTGAAGCTCATCGAGCTTGGCGCCGGCTCCTACGCGGACATTGATCCGGTGGCGGTGCCGGCCCAGCTCGTCCGGAGTGCGCTCACCCAGGGGCGTATCGAGGACCGGACGCCCCGGGAGGCCGTCGAGACCTCCGGCGGCTACATCGTCGGGCAGTACGCCGTCTCCAACGTGTATCCCAAGTCGGTCCGCTACGACCACTACCACGGCAGCCTGCAGATTCGGTCCCCCCAGATGGTCAACCGCTTCCTCTCGGCCGGGTGGAGCCCGGAGGTGGGCCCGGAAATCGGTCTGGGGAGCTACACCACGGAGAGATGGCTGGAGCTGATGAGCCTGCCGGACCGCCTGGCACCCTATTTTTCCCGGATGGAGCTCCCGCGGTTCGACGTCCTCCTGGCGCGGCTGGGAGCCGGTTCCGGGATGGTGGACCTCGACGTCGCCGCCATGCTGGGGTTGCGTTTCTGGCCGTCCTCTACGGAGCGCCTGGTCATCGGCCTCGGCGCCGGGCTGGACACCTCGTCCGACCTCGCCGCTTACTCCCTGACCGTCGCCGGGCTGGTGGACCGTATGGACCGGCGGGTCGAGCTGGTAGTCGAGGTGGGGGAATCCTCCGACGAGGGATTCGTCGCAAAACTGGTGGAGGCCTCCGGGCGGGCGTGCCTGCGCTTCACCCGCCCCCGCGAGGTGCAACCTACGCCGAAGGCCGGGGCGGGGGACGTGCTCCGCAGCCCCGTGGCGAGCCGGGTGGCGGTCAACCTCCGGCGCGTCTCCACCTCCGGCGCGGGCAAGGCGGACCAGTTGGGAATCGAGGTCATCGGCCACGCCCTGGAGGCGGCCCGGGTGAAGGCCGATTTCCTGCGGTCGGTGGCCGGACGGCGCTCGTCCGGGGTGCTCGGAGGGCTGGTGGACGGCCTGGGTCTCGACTGGGTGAGCGCGGCGGCGGGAGTGGCGGAGCTCGAGCTCTTCGGCCTGGACACGGCCGTCTTCGAGCTGACCGGCGACTGGCCCTCCGGGAACCCGGAGTCGGCAAAACTCCTCGGGCGACTGGCGAGGAAGCTGGTCCGGGCGGCCCGTGATTTTTCCGAGAAGCTGGGGCTGACCCTCGTCGTCCGCGCCGGTGTGGACCCCGCTCTCGAGGGCTTCTTCGGGATGCTGGATCAGGTGGTGCTCGGCCTCCCGGCGCCGCCGCCATCGCTTTTCACCCTCTCGCCTGACGCGGCGCACCTCTTCCGCGGGCCCTACGCCCCGGCCTGGCCCGACGACGTGTCCGTGGAGCTCTGGACCGTCCTGGACCCGGAGTCGGCCCTGGCTTGCATTCGGACCGCCCTCGACGCCGGGGCGTCGTCGGTTTTCGTTCAGAAGGGCAACCCATGTATCTCTTGA
- the queD gene encoding 6-carboxytetrahydropterin synthase QueD, protein MYLLTVTGSFSSAHALRGYGGPCERLHGHNWRVEVTVSAPQLDGQGLAIDFRVLREHLGKICDRLDHRFLNELEPFDRLNPTSEILAKYLAGELESSLKGADAPVRVHEVRVWESEGASAAWRNEES, encoded by the coding sequence ATGTATCTCTTGACCGTTACGGGAAGCTTTTCCTCGGCCCACGCGCTGCGGGGCTACGGCGGTCCCTGCGAGCGACTCCACGGCCACAACTGGCGGGTCGAGGTGACCGTTTCCGCACCTCAGCTCGATGGGCAGGGGCTAGCCATTGACTTCAGGGTGCTCCGGGAGCACCTGGGGAAAATTTGCGACCGGCTCGATCACCGATTCCTGAACGAGCTGGAGCCCTTCGACCGGCTCAACCCCACCAGCGAGATTTTGGCGAAATACCTGGCCGGGGAGCTTGAGTCGAGCTTGAAGGGCGCCGACGCGCCGGTCCGGGTACACGAGGTCCGCGTTTGGGAATCCGAGGGTGCCTCGGCCGCGTGGCGGAACGAGGAATCGTAA